TACGGCCATATCCTTCGATACTATTAAAGACCGTTTCGGATGTTATCCTTTAGTCAGGATGATGAGTGAGATTGCCGGTAGTACCTCTATACAGATTGCTGCTGAATACCTCAATAAGTCGACCAATGGCAAAGGTATTTTGTTGGGTGGCGTTTCCGGTGTGAATCCGGCAGAAGTGATCATTATCGGGTCAGGTACTGCGGCTGAATTTGCTGCCCGTTCCGCATTGGGTTTGGGTGCATATGTCAGGATATTCGATAACTCAGTCCACCGGTTGCAACGTATCCAGAATAATCTGGGACAACGGCTGTATACATCCGTGATGCACCCACAGGTACTTAACAGGGCACTGACATCGGCAGATGTTCTGATCGGTGCCTGCTATATGGAAGGAAACGGTTACCATTACCTCATTAGTGAAGATATGGTGGCTACCATGAAACAGGGAACGGTCATTGTCGACCTGAGCATTAACCAGGGAGGTTGTTGCGAAACGTCTGAAATCCTTAATATAAATAATCCGATCATCGTCAAGCATGGCGTGATACACTATTGCGTACCCAATATTACTTCCCTTGTTCCCCGCACTGCTTCAATGGCCATTAGTAATATCGTTTCACGCATGGTTATTGAAATGGGACAGCAGGGTAGTGTCGTTAACTGGTTTAAGGCCGACGCAGGCCTACGTAATGGTGTTTACCTGTTCAACGGAATTCTTACGGATTCGCATATCAGCACAATGTTTGATATTCCTTGTCAGGATATCCATTTACTAATGGCTGCCTTTTAGGTAATTACGTTAAATCTTCCAATGGTGCTGTCGGTGCATGGATCTTTACCGATTCAATGCCATAATACATGGATTTTTCGGTTTCATACATTTCACTTACACCAAGAATTTTTCCATTATCGGATTTTAAGTTGAAATAATATTTACCGTTGACAGATGTTTTCTTATCGAACTGGCGGTCCGACATTGCAAAACGTTTTACTGACTGTATTCCGTCAATGCATGAAACTTTGAGCGGATAATCCTCGCTCATCAGGATGATCTGTCCGTCGTTAGCCTTCAGGTTAAACTGGAACCCTCCGTTATTTTTCTTTCTGATTTGAAATGTACCCATAATCGTTGATGTTATACACATATTAACAAACAACATCGGATTTTGTTTATTGGTTAGGCCATTTATATAAAGAAATATTAATCAGGGAAATAGGTTGAAATTGCCGTACAGGTCATTACCTGATAAAGATGTAATAAAATTCAGGAAAATATAATGGACGGAAGCGCATGTCTGATATAAGCAGGGAAAAAATGGATAATTATATATGGGGAATCTTACTATTTTTGAATAATATAGGATGCACCTCGGTAAAGTTTACGAACAAGTTCAACACTCTCCCTCGGTTTTCACTATATTTGCTAAATATAGGATGCGGTTCGGCAATTATTCGAAAGCATACTTTCTACAATTGCCCTCACCTTTCACTATATTTGTTTGATAAGGAAATGGAAATAAAATGGACAGTAAATTTACATTAAGAGAATGGAAATTATCGGATAAAGAATCACTTGCCGAAAATGCGAACAATATAAAAATCTGGAACAACGTGAGGGATTCCTTCCCTTTTCCATACACCATTGAAGACGGAGAACAATTCATAAAAATGGTAGCTGCCAAACCGAAACCTTTGACGGATTTGACAATAGAGATAAATGGAAAAGCTGTTGGTGGAATCGGAATAGTATTGAACCCGGATGTAGAAAGAATCGCTGCAGAAATAGGTTACTGGCTCGGAGAAAACTATTGGAACCGGGGAATCATGACAAACGTTGTGAAGGAAATGGTCGGTTATTCCTTTTCACATTTTTCGATCAGAAAACTTTATGCTCCTGTTTTTGAATTTAATACGGCTTCCCAAAGAGTTTTGGAAAAGGCTGGTTTTGAGAAGGAAGCGGTATTAAAACAATCAGCGATAAAGAATAATGTGGTGATAGATTTACATTATTATGTCTTGATCAAGACATAAATAATAGATAAATGGGAAATGTGGTTTTTAGGAAAAGAGCATAATTTTCAGCTGTTTTACCTAAGTATTCATAGTAATGATCGATTTTGTACCTAAACAAAAAGTATCAAAATCAGGCCTTACATTAATCTGAGCTCGACCTAAAGACAAAGGTTAATTTGCACAAAATAAGCATAATATCACTGTCTGTGTACAACTATGGCCGGGCAACTTTGCCCGTAAATAATTGCTGCAGGCGCCTTACTGGCGCTAAGCTGTTTGAGCAAAGCCGTCAGGCGGAGCGAGTTCTTAGCGTCAAGCCGTTTTTGATTCTTTTTGCGGCGTCAAAAAGAATGAAGAATCAATTACTTACGGTATTTCGATGAACATTGCTTATGTCGAACTCACGTTACATTATGTATTAACGAAATGAATGTTTTTTTTTCGGGTCAATCACCTGTTTTTATACCTGTATGATTTTGATTTTTACGCTTTATCCTTTTTATTATCCAAAGGACAAGAAATACTACTATGGCAATCTGTACTAAAAGTGCAATTATAATAATAGACATCTGGAATGGGCCTACTTTACTTAATAGAACAGCATATAAATTATTCATTGGGATAATTTTTTTGTTGACCTATCTTTCTCAAAATATATGATTTAGTTTTCATGCTTGGCTTAAATATCCTGGCGTTATATTTTTCACCACTTTTTGTTGTATAATTGATTTCTGTTTCTGTCATTTCGAATGATGCAAATTGGGAATAATATGTCTTTAAAAAAGATCCTGATTTTTTAATTCCGGTATCGGTAAAAGTTATAGAATCAAACATCCAGGTAATCCCTAATGGTATAAATCCAATTCCTATCCATTGTAGTTGAGTAAATGCACAATAATAAATTATTATTATGATTGCTGTTATTACCTCAAATAGATTAAATTTTCTTAGAATGATTTTATTTTTTTTAATAAAATACTGATACCACTTAGGAAAAAGTATTATAAATAATAATGAATAAAAAATAAAGATTGTTATTTTGGGGTTTGATAAGTATTTTTCTAGTATATAGTATATTACATAAATACCAAGACACAATAATACAAAAAGAATATTCGGAACAATTTTATCGCTCATACTTAATTTGAATATCTTTGTCTTCATTTTATATATTTTCTATTAAATGACTAATAATTCCAATATTACGACAGGAGTTTTTGCATAATTGGCTGATTGATAGGAATTATTGTTAAGATTTATTATGCATTTCTTTTTTATCTTTGTATTTAATTAATACTATTTTGAAATAAATACAAGCAAAGATATCTCCTTTTATCAGGCTAAAGTGTCAGTATATGTAAGGAATTGTAAAAGATTGTAAAGGCAGTTTAAAAATTTATTTTCTTACGTTTGCGCTTTTTCCTGCGAACAAAAAACCATATCAATAAAGCAGTTAGAATAATAACCGGGATCAAGCCAGTCGCAACGATGATCATCTTTTGGAAAGGACCGATTTTACTTAATATGACAGAGATCATGATAGTTTTAATGAATATAAATACAAAAATATAAATTTTTGCCTGTTTTTATGGAACGAAAAATAAAAGTTGTCACTATTCTTATATGTTTTG
Above is a window of Bacteroidales bacterium DNA encoding:
- a CDS encoding alanine dehydrogenase — encoded protein: MPSFYFSIDRTLMPQEELLRVEGDRKSLLIGVPKESDSCENRIVLTPETVGLLTQHGHHVLVERNAGLDCNYSDLQYSDMGAYIVSREDVYRADILMKITPPSFEEIELMKEKQLLFSFLPIYQLSGKYIRMLMNKQITAISFDTIKDRFGCYPLVRMMSEIAGSTSIQIAAEYLNKSTNGKGILLGGVSGVNPAEVIIIGSGTAAEFAARSALGLGAYVRIFDNSVHRLQRIQNNLGQRLYTSVMHPQVLNRALTSADVLIGACYMEGNGYHYLISEDMVATMKQGTVIVDLSINQGGCCETSEILNINNPIIVKHGVIHYCVPNITSLVPRTASMAISNIVSRMVIEMGQQGSVVNWFKADAGLRNGVYLFNGILTDSHISTMFDIPCQDIHLLMAAF
- a CDS encoding YegP family protein, whose amino-acid sequence is MGTFQIRKKNNGGFQFNLKANDGQIILMSEDYPLKVSCIDGIQSVKRFAMSDRQFDKKTSVNGKYYFNLKSDNGKILGVSEMYETEKSMYYGIESVKIHAPTAPLEDLT
- a CDS encoding GNAT family N-acetyltransferase — protein: MDSKFTLREWKLSDKESLAENANNIKIWNNVRDSFPFPYTIEDGEQFIKMVAAKPKPLTDLTIEINGKAVGGIGIVLNPDVERIAAEIGYWLGENYWNRGIMTNVVKEMVGYSFSHFSIRKLYAPVFEFNTASQRVLEKAGFEKEAVLKQSAIKNNVVIDLHYYVLIKT